Within Macaca nemestrina isolate mMacNem1 chromosome 12, mMacNem.hap1, whole genome shotgun sequence, the genomic segment CATCCTCCAGTCAAGTTAGGTATTCACtagaccagtggttttcaaagctTTCTTTAATTTGGTAGAAAGACATTTTCTCCAAGCAGAATCCCAGCTGAACCCCCAAAATATGGGAGAGAAAAGCAAGACTCTGCTTTGGAGTACAACCTTTCCACCTTTTCCATCCCTAGGGGCACCCAGTGAGGCCCTTCTGCAGATCCTGGGGTCAGTGGGACAGAGTGAGGCAGCTCCTAGAGCAGACCATGTGGCCTAAGCTCCTTTGGGTGGCAGGGTGGGCAGGGCCTCTGCTGTTTGGCATGGCTGACAGAGGGGCGCGGCTCACGAGCTGCCCCTTGCTGCCCTAGGGGATGAGTCATTCCAGGTGGGCATCCTCCGGCAATGGCAGCTGACCCTATATGGCTCTGTGTGGAGTCCAGTAGACATCAGGGACAGACAAAGGTGGGTAAAGCTGCATGTGTCAGATGGAAGGCCACTCACAGGGGAAGGGCCGCCTAGGGAGCCCATCGCCCTCTGAACCCCGGCTGTGTTTCCCAGCTCCAGCCTCAAGCCGGGAGATGGAGCCCTGGGCTGGGAACTCAGTCTGGGCCTCTCCTTTCTGCTGTGGGGCTTCCCTGTCTTCAGCTGTAAGAGGGGAAGATGGGTGAGGGCAGATGGTATAGGCACCACAGTCAGTGGGGCATCCTCTTTTCTTCTCCACAGGCTGCTAGAGAGTGCCATGAGTGGAAAATACCTGCACGATGACTtcaccctgccctgcccaccGGGGCTGAAAATTCCTGAGGAAGATGGTTACACCATCACCCCCAACACCCTCAAGGTACTAGGGCCAAGACTCAAGCTGCGGGTAGACGGGACTGTCCTGTCTTGGGGATGGAGTTCTTAGTGTGCTTCTCGGGGTGACCTGCGTGGCGAAGGACTGGGAAGACCTGGGTCCCAGCAGTGGTTTCATAGCATTGCTCCTACCCTGCTAGCCTAACTCTTACAGGACAGGTCTTGtcgggggagggggcaggggaaagAGTTTGTGTGAAAAAGGCAGTCCCTAGAAGGAAAAAGACTTTCTGAGCTCATTGTCCTGGGCTGAGAAAGCTTGTAGGTTTCGGGAAACAGTGCCCCACGTAGGTGCTTGCCTCGACCCCAGACCCTGGTGCTGGTAGGCTGTTTCACCGTCTTCTGGACCGTTTACTACATGCTGGAAGTATATTTGAGCCAGAGGAATGTGGCTTCCAACCAAGTTTGTAGGAGTGGACCCTGCCACTGGCCCCATCGGAGCCGGAAAGCCAAGGAGGAAGGGACAGAGCTAGAATCAGTGCCACTTTGCAGCAGCAAGGATCCAGACGAAGTGGAAACAGAGAGCAGGGGCCTTCCCACCACCTCTGACCTCCTTGTCCCAGACCTGCTGGAGCAAGGGGACTAGAGCCTATCTCAGAACAAGAGCACCCTGGACTGCCCTCATCAGCACCTAGACGACCTACTGCACGGGAAGGAGGAGCAGATCTGCTGACCTCAGGGCCTGACAGTGTGGGACAGGCTCTTCTTTCCCAAAATTAGAGAGCTCTTGAGAGAAAGCAGCCCTGATGCTTACATGTGGAATCTGAGGCATCCTCTGACTCCACTCAAAAGAGGGTGAGGGCCTTCTTAAGATACAAATGGCAGAGGATTGCTGCCAGAGAAGTCTGGTCAGGGCCACAGGGGCTTCCTCCAGCCAAACGGGAACTTTCGGTGAGAAGGTGTTGGACAGGGGATTGGTGCTGCCTTTGGGTTGGCCTCcatccccttttttttttcccttaacacTATCCACCTGGAGATGggcggcctcttttttttttgagacggagtctggatcttttgcccaggctggagtgcagtggcaccatcttggctcactgcaacctccgcctcccgggttcacgtcattctcctacctcagcctacacgcgcccggctaattgtttgtatttttagtagagacagggtttcaccatgttagtcaggatgctctcgatctcctgaccttgtgatctgcccgcctctgcctcccaaagtgctggaattacagacgtgagccaccgggccaggcgcctcttttttttgaggtggaggtTGACTCTtcttgcttaggctggagtgcaacggtggatctcagctcgctgcaacttttgccttccaggttcaagcgattctcctgcctcagcctcccgagtagctgggattacaggcatgtgccacaacgcccagctaatttgttttttttttttttttttgagacagagtcttgctcagtcgcccaggctggagtgcagtcgcgcgatctcggctcactgcaagctcggcctcccaggttcacgccattctcctgcctcagcctcccaagtagctgggaccacaggcacccgccgccacgcccagctaattttttgcatttttagtagagacggggtttcactgtgttagccaggatggtctcgatctcctgacctcgtgatccacccacctcggcttcccaaagtgctgggattacaggcgtgagccaccgtgcccagcctaattttgtatttttagaagagaggtggtttctccatgttggtcaggctggtctcaaactcctgacctcaggtgatccacccgccttggcctcccaaagtgctgggattacaggtgtgaggcactgctcCCAGCCGGGCTGCCTCTTTAGTATCATCCTTTCAGTTCTCCAAACATGAATTCTTTCTAATAAAACCCTcagaacaacaaatatttactgagcacctacagGCATGCCATATAGTGTGTGAGCAGCTCCAAGAGAATTCCAAGGTAAATTAGTAACATAAACATCATTTTATATGAGGACAAAATTAGATTGGATTATATATGTCTAAAGTAATACACACTTAGTGCCACTTGACAGCAGAAGTTAGTTGAAAAATTACTTGACatacaatattagacagatcaacaagacagaaggttaacaaggatatccaggactcgaactcagctctgcaccaagccgacctagtagacatctacagaactctccaccccaaatcaacacaatatacattcttctcagcaccacattgcacttattctaaaatgaaccacataattggaaataaagcactcctcagcaaatgtaaaagaacagaaatcacaacaaactgtctctcagaccacagtgcaatcaaattagaacccaggattaagaaactcactcaaaacagcacaactgcatggaaactgaacaacctgctcctgaatgactactgggtaaataacaaaatgaaggcagaaataaagatgttctttgaaaccaatgagaacaaaaacacaacgtaccagaatctctgggacacatttaaagcagtgcatagagagaaatttacagcactaaatgcccacaagagaaagcaggaaatatctaaaattgacaccctaacatcacaattaaaagaactagagaagcaagagcaaacacattcaaaagctagcagaaagcaagaaataactaagatccgagcagaactgaaggagatagggacacaaaaaacccttcaaaaaatcaatgaatccaggagcttttttgaaaagatcaacaaaattgatagaccgctggcaagactaataaagaagagagaataatcaaacagatgcaataaaaaatgataaagggaatatcaccaccgatcccacaaaaatacaaactaccatcagagaatactataaacacctctacgcaaataaataaaagatctagacaaaatggatgaattcctggacgcatacaccctcccaagactaaaccaggaagaagttgaatctctgaatagaccaacaaaaggctctgaaattgaggcaatagttaatagcctaccaaccaaaaaaaagttcacgaccagacagattcacagccaaattctattagagctacaaagaggagctgttaccattccttctgaaactattccaatcaatagaaaaagagggaatcctccctaactcattttatgaggccagcatcatcctgataccaaagcctggcagagacacaacaaaaacgagataattttagaccaatatttctgatgaacatcgatacgaaaatcctcaataaaatactggcaaactgaatccagcagcacatcaaaaagcttatccaccacgatcaagtcgggttcatccctgggatgcaaggctggttcaacatacataaatcaataaacgtaatccatcacataaacaaaactaacgACAaagaccacatgattatctcaacgaagaaaaggcctttgacaaaattcaacagctcttcatgctaaaaactcgcaataaactaggtattgatggatcgtatctcaaaatagtaagagctatttatgacaaacccacagccaatattatactgaatgggcaaaaatgggaagcattccctttgaaaaccggcacaagataagaatgccctctctcaccactcctattcaacatagtgttggaggt encodes:
- the LOC139357602 gene encoding proprotein convertase subtilisin/kexin type 7-like, translated to MRPQGQGAPENPSGHPPKFPWLLQGESVALWRKVSSLAHAFHLFLLCSFLRDPNGFNDWTFSTVRCWGERARGTYRLVVRDVGDESFQVGILRQWQLTLYGSVWSPVDIRDRQRLLESAMSGKYLHDDFTLPCPPGLKIPEEDGYTITPNTLKTLVLVGCFTVFWTVYYMLEVYLSQRNVASNQVCRSGPCHWPHRSRKAKEEGTELESVPLCSSKDPDEVETESRGLPTTSDLLVPDLLEQGD